In one window of Dokdonia sp. PRO95 DNA:
- a CDS encoding sigma-54 dependent transcriptional regulator: MEGIQTTKQRFGIIGDNPALNRAIEKAIQVAPTDISVLVTGESGVGKESIPRIIHSLSHRKHNKYIAVNCGAIPEGTIDSELFGHEKGAFTGATTTRSGYFEEADGGTIFLDEVGELPLPTQVRLLRVLENGEFLKVGSSKTQKTDVRIVAATNVSMFEAIEEGKFREDLFYRLSTVDIPLPPLRERKGDIHLLFRKFASDFAMKYKMPTIRLSDEAVQLLLQYRWNGNIRQLRNVAEQVSVLETNREVSAATISNYLPDTGSRLPAIVKSQEKSDFSNEREILYKVLFDMKADLNDLKKLTLELMKNGNTQDVRQENESLIKKIYDDDDDSYETVEEVMDVLQIPQKSQAQTPTPPQPEPTTDPYHFAEEIEEEETLSLHDKELELIKKSLERHKGKRKVAAQELGISERTLYRKIKQFDL; this comes from the coding sequence ATGGAAGGAATACAAACCACAAAACAACGATTTGGCATAATAGGAGATAATCCTGCACTAAATCGCGCTATCGAAAAGGCTATACAAGTGGCTCCTACAGATATTTCTGTACTGGTGACAGGAGAATCTGGAGTAGGAAAGGAGAGTATCCCTCGCATTATACACTCGCTTTCTCATAGAAAACACAACAAATATATTGCTGTAAACTGTGGGGCAATCCCTGAGGGAACGATAGACAGTGAGCTTTTTGGACACGAGAAAGGTGCATTTACAGGTGCTACCACTACAAGAAGTGGATACTTTGAAGAAGCAGATGGTGGGACTATATTTCTAGACGAAGTTGGAGAACTACCGCTACCTACCCAAGTACGTTTATTAAGAGTTTTAGAGAATGGGGAATTTTTAAAAGTAGGTTCTTCAAAAACACAAAAAACAGACGTACGCATCGTTGCAGCAACTAACGTCTCGATGTTTGAAGCCATAGAGGAAGGGAAGTTCCGTGAGGATTTATTTTATAGACTGAGTACTGTAGACATCCCACTCCCACCATTGAGGGAACGTAAAGGAGATATACACTTACTGTTTAGAAAATTTGCATCAGACTTTGCGATGAAGTACAAGATGCCCACCATACGACTTTCTGACGAGGCTGTACAATTGCTCTTACAATATCGATGGAATGGAAATATACGCCAGCTACGCAACGTAGCAGAGCAAGTGTCTGTACTAGAAACTAATCGAGAAGTATCGGCAGCAACTATAAGTAACTATCTTCCCGACACAGGATCTAGACTTCCTGCTATCGTAAAGTCTCAAGAAAAGTCTGACTTCTCAAACGAGCGTGAGATTCTATACAAAGTCCTCTTTGACATGAAAGCCGACTTGAATGATCTCAAGAAGCTCACACTAGAGTTAATGAAAAACGGGAATACGCAAGATGTACGCCAAGAGAATGAAAGTCTCATTAAGAAGATTTATGATGACGACGATGATTCTTATGAAACCGTAGAAGAAGTAATGGACGTGCTACAGATACCTCAAAAATCACAAGCACAAACCCCTACTCCACCTCAACCAGAGCCTACTACAGATCCATATCATTTTGCAGAGGAAATCGAGGAAGAAGAAACACTATCGCTACACGATAAGGAACTTGAACTTATCAAGAAATCTCTAGAACGTCACAAAGGCAAACGCAAAGTGGCCGCTCAAGAACTAGGCATAAGCGAGCGCACATTATATAGAAAAATTAAGCAGTTTGACTTGTAG
- a CDS encoding heavy-metal-associated domain-containing protein → MKTIISILVIALFATMGVQAQKEMDQFEVQVDGLGCPFCAYGLEKKFKEFKGIKKVAIDIETGDFSFLYPAGKALTMDAVVKQVEKAGYTPITSKITRADGQVELSETNTTELTEESIVKTQKMLVAGKCGMCEARILKVTNGIEGVTDAAWNQNNQMLEVSFDNSQTTTDAIQKEIAKAGHDTKAHKATAGAYDNLPACCKYERLVQ, encoded by the coding sequence ATGAAAACAATAATATCAATATTAGTAATTGCCTTGTTTGCCACTATGGGTGTGCAAGCGCAAAAAGAAATGGATCAATTTGAAGTACAGGTAGACGGTCTAGGTTGTCCATTCTGTGCATACGGATTAGAGAAAAAATTCAAAGAGTTTAAAGGAATAAAGAAAGTAGCCATCGATATTGAAACAGGCGACTTTAGTTTTTTATATCCTGCAGGAAAAGCACTTACGATGGATGCTGTCGTAAAACAGGTAGAAAAAGCTGGATATACACCTATTACCTCAAAAATCACTAGAGCTGATGGCCAAGTGGAACTCTCTGAAACGAATACTACGGAGCTAACAGAAGAGAGCATTGTAAAAACTCAGAAAATGCTTGTAGCAGGAAAGTGTGGAATGTGTGAGGCACGTATTTTAAAAGTTACAAACGGCATAGAAGGAGTGACAGACGCTGCTTGGAATCAGAATAATCAAATGCTCGAAGTTAGCTTTGATAACAGCCAGACTACAACAGATGCGATACAAAAAGAAATAGCTAAGGCTGGCCATGACACAAAAGCCCACAAAGCTACAGCAGGTGCTTATGACAATCTTCCGGCTTGTTGTAAATACGAGCGTTTAGTACAATAG
- a CDS encoding alpha amylase catalytic subdomain protein yields the protein MKNFIMVLLAIAMTTVLSAQETQTQNPWSSNRPDGHAPISVMGDHTHKKGEFMFSYRYMNMQMNDLKRGNDDVSFESVLLPNGGEYMVTPTDMPMNMHMLGGMYAVSDKVTLAAMIGYTSMDMEHLTAMGGNFETSSSGISDLKISGLVTLFNKNRQQLHGKVGVSLPTGSIDEMDVTPASNGNEVILPYPMQIGSGTLDALLGATYIWQSDSFSGGNQLDAVVRTGTNDRDYRLGNSYALNNWVAYKATDWISFSARVKGTVVSEIDGANPDLNPLMVITADTRNSGGTYIDGGLGFNLYAYKGALKNVRLGVEVGTPLLQDVNGVQLKRKETVTVGLQYSL from the coding sequence ATGAAAAATTTTATAATGGTTTTGCTAGCTATAGCAATGACCACAGTATTAAGCGCACAAGAAACTCAAACTCAAAACCCTTGGTCAAGTAATCGTCCAGATGGGCATGCTCCTATATCTGTTATGGGTGACCATACTCACAAAAAAGGAGAATTTATGTTTTCATATAGATATATGAATATGCAAATGAATGATCTTAAAAGAGGTAATGATGATGTAAGTTTTGAGAGTGTATTACTTCCTAATGGTGGAGAGTATATGGTTACACCTACAGATATGCCTATGAATATGCATATGCTAGGAGGTATGTATGCCGTATCAGATAAAGTAACCCTAGCTGCAATGATAGGATACACATCTATGGATATGGAGCACCTTACTGCAATGGGAGGAAATTTTGAAACTTCATCTAGTGGCATCTCAGATCTTAAAATCTCTGGTCTAGTTACACTTTTTAATAAGAACAGACAGCAGTTACATGGTAAAGTAGGGGTGTCATTACCTACGGGAAGTATAGATGAAATGGATGTTACTCCTGCATCTAATGGTAATGAGGTGATATTGCCTTACCCTATGCAGATAGGAAGTGGTACACTAGATGCATTACTAGGTGCGACTTATATCTGGCAGTCAGACTCTTTTTCTGGTGGTAACCAGCTAGATGCTGTTGTGCGTACGGGTACTAATGATCGTGACTACCGTTTGGGTAATAGTTATGCTTTAAATAACTGGGTGGCCTACAAGGCAACAGATTGGATTAGTTTTTCTGCAAGGGTAAAAGGAACTGTAGTTTCAGAAATAGACGGAGCAAATCCAGATTTAAATCCGCTTATGGTAATCACTGCAGATACTAGAAACTCTGGTGGTACTTATATAGATGGAGGATTAGGGTTTAATCTTTATGCTTACAAAGGAGCATTAAAGAATGTACGTCTCGGTGTTGAGGTAGGTACACCTTTATTGCAAGATGTAAATGGAGTACAGCTTAAGCGCAAGGAAACTGTGACAGTTGGACTGCAATACTCATTATAA
- a CDS encoding heavy metal-associated domain-containing protein, which produces MIKQAYTVKGMTCNGCRAGVEKKLGDIDGVTNAIVSLEDEEVILMMVDHISIKTLQDALPEKYSLSSKIVSRAAIETQESSSGVFVNSEKAAQVVEESKLQQLKPLFLILFYITIASTLLNYREANWQSAMLDFMGLFYIVFSFFKMLDLKGFSTSFSMYDPLAHSVPVYSRVYPFIETILGLMFLMRFQVEIALIATIVILGITTVGVSKTLLSKKEIQCACLGTALKLPMTEATFIENAIMIVMAIIMLIKFI; this is translated from the coding sequence ATGATAAAGCAAGCGTATACGGTAAAGGGAATGACTTGTAATGGTTGCAGGGCAGGTGTAGAAAAAAAGCTAGGCGATATTGATGGTGTTACAAATGCAATTGTTTCTCTAGAAGATGAAGAGGTTATCCTTATGATGGTTGATCATATTTCTATAAAGACACTGCAAGATGCTTTGCCAGAAAAATATAGCTTGTCATCAAAAATTGTCTCGAGAGCTGCTATTGAAACGCAAGAGAGCAGTTCTGGAGTGTTTGTAAATAGTGAGAAAGCTGCGCAAGTGGTTGAAGAATCAAAATTGCAACAACTCAAACCGTTGTTTTTGATATTGTTTTACATTACAATAGCATCTACATTACTTAATTATAGAGAAGCAAACTGGCAGTCTGCTATGCTAGATTTTATGGGCTTATTTTATATTGTCTTTAGCTTCTTTAAAATGCTAGATCTCAAAGGTTTTTCAACAAGCTTTTCTATGTATGATCCGCTGGCTCATTCAGTACCGGTTTATAGTAGGGTATATCCATTTATTGAAACTATACTAGGGCTTATGTTTTTAATGCGTTTTCAGGTAGAAATAGCACTTATAGCTACTATTGTTATTCTTGGTATTACCACGGTGGGTGTGAGTAAAACACTGTTGAGTAAAAAAGAAATTCAATGTGCATGTTTAGGTACAGCATTAAAACTACCTATGACAGAAGCAACATTTATTGAGAATGCTATTATGATTGTAATGGCAATAATTATGCTTATAAAATTTATATGA
- the secG gene encoding preprotein translocase subunit SecG: protein MSTTFYIFLGLIIIVAFLLVVVIMVQNPKGGGLSSSFGGGGTQQMGGVQKTTDFLDKATWALATILLVLILASNLSIFDGSVRNESQVFDADAVEQSTPAPAPVNLPDNGGDQ from the coding sequence ATGAGTACTACGTTTTATATATTTTTAGGATTGATTATTATAGTAGCTTTCCTTCTTGTAGTCGTTATTATGGTACAAAACCCTAAGGGAGGCGGATTATCTTCTTCTTTTGGAGGTGGCGGGACACAACAAATGGGTGGTGTTCAGAAAACAACAGATTTTCTTGACAAAGCTACATGGGCACTTGCGACTATTTTATTAGTATTAATTCTTGCAAGTAACCTAAGTATTTTTGACGGTAGTGTAAGAAATGAGTCTCAAGTTTTTGATGCAGATGCTGTAGAGCAATCTACTCCTGCACCAGCACCGGTAAACCTTCCTGACAATGGAGGAGATCAATAG
- the miaB gene encoding tRNA (N6-isopentenyl adenosine(37)-C2)-methylthiotransferase MiaB — MEKIIEEHKQGEALTLERKLENTKKLFIESYGCQMNFADSEVVASILANEGYNTTQILEEADLVLVNTCSIREKAEVTVRKRLEKYQAVKRKQNPNMKVGVLGCMAERLKSKFLEEEKIVDLVVGPDAYKDIPNLLSEVEEGRNAVNVILSKEETYGDISPVRLLTNGVTAFVSITRGCDNMCTFCVVPFTRGRERSRDPQSILEEVQDLANRGFKEITLLGQNVDSYLWYGGGLKKDFDKASEMAKATAVNFAQLMDTVAKAQPKMRIRFSTSNPQDMTLDVIEVMAKHKNVCNYIHLPVQSGSDRILQLMNRQHTVSEYKTLIDNIKNLIPHIGISQDMITGFPTETEEDHQGTLDLINYVKYDFGFMFYYSERPGTLAERKMEDDIPLAVKKRRLQDVIDLQRAISRDNLLRYQDQTVEILIEKESKKNKDEWSGRNDQNVVAVFPKGDYKVGDFVNVKINECTTGTLIGEATGYAEYWQ, encoded by the coding sequence ATGGAAAAAATAATAGAAGAACACAAACAAGGGGAAGCGCTTACACTAGAGCGCAAACTTGAGAACACAAAAAAGCTTTTTATAGAAAGTTACGGTTGCCAGATGAACTTTGCAGATAGCGAGGTAGTGGCTTCCATTCTTGCAAATGAAGGGTATAATACTACTCAAATTCTTGAAGAAGCAGATCTCGTACTCGTAAACACTTGTTCTATACGTGAGAAGGCAGAGGTAACTGTACGTAAACGATTAGAAAAATACCAAGCCGTAAAGCGCAAGCAAAATCCTAATATGAAAGTAGGAGTGCTAGGCTGTATGGCAGAGCGTCTTAAAAGCAAATTTCTTGAAGAAGAAAAAATAGTTGATCTCGTAGTAGGTCCAGATGCCTATAAAGATATTCCTAACTTACTTAGCGAGGTAGAAGAAGGTAGAAATGCAGTAAATGTAATTTTATCCAAAGAAGAAACTTACGGAGATATCTCACCAGTACGTTTATTAACTAATGGTGTTACTGCTTTTGTATCAATCACTCGTGGTTGTGATAATATGTGTACGTTCTGTGTCGTTCCTTTTACGAGAGGTCGCGAGCGTAGCCGTGATCCTCAGTCTATACTAGAAGAAGTACAAGATCTTGCTAATAGAGGTTTTAAAGAAATCACACTACTTGGTCAAAACGTGGACTCCTACTTATGGTATGGCGGCGGACTCAAGAAAGATTTTGATAAAGCTAGTGAAATGGCAAAGGCTACTGCGGTAAATTTTGCACAGCTCATGGACACCGTTGCAAAGGCTCAGCCTAAAATGCGCATACGTTTCTCTACCTCAAACCCTCAAGACATGACGCTTGATGTGATAGAGGTAATGGCAAAGCACAAGAATGTATGTAATTACATTCACCTGCCAGTTCAGTCTGGAAGCGATAGGATTTTACAATTAATGAATCGTCAGCATACGGTTTCAGAGTATAAAACTCTTATTGATAATATTAAAAATCTAATCCCTCATATTGGAATTAGTCAAGATATGATTACTGGTTTCCCTACAGAAACCGAAGAAGATCATCAAGGCACTCTTGATCTTATCAACTATGTAAAATATGATTTTGGCTTTATGTTTTACTACTCTGAGCGTCCAGGTACTCTGGCAGAACGTAAGATGGAAGATGACATCCCGCTAGCGGTAAAAAAGAGACGCCTACAAGATGTGATTGACCTACAAAGAGCAATTTCTAGGGACAATTTACTTCGCTACCAAGATCAAACGGTAGAGATTCTTATAGAAAAGGAGTCAAAAAAGAATAAAGATGAGTGGAGCGGTCGTAATGATCAGAATGTCGTTGCCGTTTTCCCAAAAGGAGATTACAAAGTAGGCGACTTCGTTAATGTAAAAATTAATGAATGTACAACAGGCACACTTATAGGTGAGGCAACAGGCTACGCAGAGTACTGGCAATAA
- a CDS encoding lipid A deacylase LpxR family protein gives MLHKLFILSLLLVIQTGYSQSVEETKTQRLLQQIAVQHDNDFVFAIDRYYTAGTFLSYSRQLKGDFIFKKQEYPLQLDVTLGQETYTPRELFETNFDFFERPYAGYLFVKGSVSKAQEDVLFKIDAELGLAGEQSKAGDIQVAYHELINEFIPVWEGEIGNSLHFNGYGTFVKDYHLENSNLFKNVAFQSTVALGTRRVFVRQEALLFIGDRDVVASSSAFGRLGRKHEFYGFAGVGAEYVFLNALIEGHPFGDDSPFTLPVVSTLLSFKSGITYRGEKNLYSVVYNFRTRETKREGRSQYVALQFARRF, from the coding sequence TTGCTACATAAACTATTTATCTTATCGTTGTTACTAGTCATTCAGACTGGTTATTCCCAATCTGTTGAGGAGACTAAAACACAACGATTGTTACAGCAAATCGCTGTGCAGCATGATAACGACTTTGTCTTTGCTATAGATCGTTATTATACAGCAGGAACATTCTTAAGTTATAGTAGGCAATTAAAAGGAGACTTTATTTTTAAAAAGCAAGAGTATCCGCTGCAATTAGATGTTACATTAGGTCAGGAAACCTACACGCCTAGGGAACTTTTTGAAACTAATTTTGATTTTTTTGAACGTCCATATGCAGGGTATCTTTTTGTAAAAGGCTCCGTTTCAAAAGCGCAAGAAGATGTGCTTTTTAAAATTGATGCAGAACTGGGACTTGCGGGTGAGCAGTCTAAGGCAGGCGATATACAAGTTGCTTATCATGAACTTATCAATGAATTCATACCTGTTTGGGAAGGTGAGATAGGCAATAGTTTGCATTTTAATGGCTATGGAACTTTTGTTAAAGACTATCATTTAGAAAATTCTAATTTGTTTAAAAACGTTGCATTTCAGTCTACGGTAGCGTTAGGTACACGAAGAGTTTTTGTAAGACAAGAAGCGCTCCTTTTCATAGGTGATCGTGATGTGGTAGCTAGCTCTTCGGCTTTTGGGAGATTGGGACGTAAGCATGAGTTTTATGGCTTTGCGGGAGTAGGAGCAGAGTATGTATTTCTTAACGCACTTATTGAAGGTCATCCCTTTGGAGATGATTCTCCCTTTACATTACCTGTAGTCTCAACCCTCTTGTCTTTTAAATCTGGTATTACGTACCGTGGAGAAAAAAATCTATACAGTGTTGTTTATAATTTTCGAACAAGAGAAACAAAACGCGAAGGCAGAAGTCAGTATGTTGCCTTGCAATTTGCTAGGAGATTTTAG
- a CDS encoding NHL repeat-containing protein, with the protein MKNLYIILIAALTVYSCKEEPKTQVAWVHTKTINLQGINPIGIAQDENGLWLSDGDHNRVVQVNLNGSVQNTIDSLDRPMHIAADAGIVYIPQYGNDEVLSVLGTTKKPIVITDSLDAPAGIDARGNAIAIADFYNNRILYTEDGVTWSSFGKEGKAAGDFYYPTDVQITDDAIWVADAYNNRLQKFDKKGNHLMTVGEDQKMNAATGIYVSDDEVFSTDFENNRVLVFDHEGNFKQEINDAVLKPTDMLLVGEILYVTNYKGKSLSVYEQKEVLVEAPLEEEHHDDHNH; encoded by the coding sequence ATGAAAAATTTATACATTATACTCATTGCGGCTCTCACTGTATATAGCTGCAAGGAGGAGCCAAAAACTCAAGTCGCTTGGGTGCATACTAAAACAATTAATCTTCAGGGCATAAATCCAATAGGAATTGCACAAGATGAAAATGGACTATGGCTAAGTGATGGAGATCACAATAGGGTCGTTCAAGTCAACCTTAATGGAAGTGTACAGAATACTATAGATTCATTAGATAGACCTATGCACATTGCAGCAGATGCTGGTATTGTATACATCCCGCAATACGGTAATGATGAGGTGTTGTCTGTATTAGGGACTACAAAAAAGCCTATTGTAATCACAGATAGTCTAGATGCGCCTGCTGGTATAGATGCTAGAGGAAACGCCATAGCCATAGCAGATTTTTATAATAACCGTATTTTATATACTGAAGATGGTGTGACTTGGTCATCGTTTGGGAAAGAGGGTAAGGCAGCTGGAGATTTTTACTACCCTACTGATGTGCAAATCACAGATGATGCCATCTGGGTAGCCGATGCTTATAATAATAGGCTTCAAAAGTTTGATAAAAAAGGAAATCACCTGATGACAGTAGGCGAAGATCAAAAGATGAATGCAGCCACAGGTATTTATGTTTCAGATGATGAAGTGTTTTCTACAGACTTTGAGAATAATAGGGTGTTAGTTTTTGATCATGAGGGAAATTTTAAACAAGAAATTAATGATGCTGTTTTAAAACCTACAGATATGTTGTTAGTAGGTGAGATATTATATGTGACTAATTATAAAGGGAAGTCGCTGAGTGTTTATGAGCAAAAAGAAGTGCTCGTAGAAGCTCCTCTTGAGGAGGAACACCATGATGACCATAATCACTAA
- a CDS encoding LptE family protein, with amino-acid sequence MKSLNNLFILIITALTIQSCGMYSLSGVSIDKEETFEVRFFQNEAAIVEPGIDREFTEQLRDIIQNQSPLVLTNSNADVVYEGEIIEYYIAPQASTSENLAAQNRLTVTVNVRFFNNTREDGEYDFERRFSFFSDVPGETQLVGSALDGALDEIYERITQDVFNASLARW; translated from the coding sequence ATGAAATCTTTAAATAACCTATTCATTTTAATCATAACAGCTTTGACCATTCAAAGCTGTGGTATGTATTCATTAAGTGGCGTATCTATAGATAAGGAAGAGACGTTTGAAGTTCGCTTTTTTCAAAACGAGGCTGCAATTGTTGAGCCTGGAATAGATAGAGAGTTTACAGAACAGCTTAGAGATATTATCCAAAACCAATCACCACTAGTGCTTACAAATAGCAACGCAGATGTAGTGTATGAAGGCGAGATAATAGAATATTACATTGCACCACAAGCTTCTACATCTGAAAATCTAGCAGCACAAAATCGACTTACAGTTACTGTAAATGTTAGATTTTTTAATAATACTCGTGAGGATGGTGAGTATGATTTTGAACGTAGGTTTTCATTTTTCTCAGATGTACCTGGCGAGACACAATTAGTAGGTAGTGCACTCGATGGCGCCTTAGATGAAATTTACGAGCGTATCACTCAAGATGTTTTTAACGCATCACTAGCTCGCTGGTAA
- the groL gene encoding chaperonin GroEL (60 kDa chaperone family; promotes refolding of misfolded polypeptides especially under stressful conditions; forms two stacked rings of heptamers to form a barrel-shaped 14mer; ends can be capped by GroES; misfolded proteins enter the barrel where they are refolded when GroES binds) has protein sequence MAKDIQFNIEARDGLKRGVDKLANAVKVTLGPKGRNVIISKSFGAPHVTKDGVTVAKEIELEDALENMGAQMVKEVASKTNDLAGDGTTTATVLAQAIVTEGLKNVAAGANPMDLKRGIDKAVEAIVADLEKQTAKVGNSSDKIKQVASISANNDEVIGELIAEAFGKVGKEGVITVEEAKGTETYVDVVEGMQFDRGFLSPYFVTNSEKMSAELDSPYILLFDKKISNMKDLLPVLEPVAQTGKPLLIIAEDVDGEALATLVVNKLRGALKIAAVKAPGFGDRRKAMLEDIAILTGGTVISEERGFTLENTTLDMLGTAETVTIDKDNTTVVNGSGDSDMIKARVGQIKSQIETTTSDYDKEKLQERLAKLAGGVAVLYVGAASEVEMKEKKDRVDDALHATRAAVEEGIVAGGGVALVRAKKSLDKIKTENADQETGVQIVNRAIESPLRTIVSNAGGEGAVVISKVLEGKKDFGFNAKNGEYTDMLKAGIIDPKKVTRVALENAASVSGMILTTECALTDIKEDAPAAMPPMGGGGMPGMM, from the coding sequence ATGGCAAAAGACATTCAATTTAATATAGAAGCACGCGACGGATTAAAGCGTGGTGTAGATAAACTTGCAAACGCGGTAAAAGTTACTTTAGGACCTAAAGGTCGTAACGTGATTATTTCAAAATCTTTTGGAGCGCCACACGTAACAAAGGATGGTGTAACTGTAGCAAAAGAAATAGAACTAGAAGATGCTCTTGAAAATATGGGAGCACAGATGGTAAAAGAAGTTGCTTCAAAAACTAATGACCTTGCTGGTGACGGTACTACTACAGCAACAGTACTTGCACAAGCTATCGTAACAGAAGGACTTAAAAACGTAGCTGCTGGTGCAAACCCAATGGACCTTAAAAGAGGTATTGATAAGGCAGTAGAGGCTATCGTTGCAGATCTAGAAAAGCAAACTGCAAAAGTGGGCAACTCTTCAGACAAGATAAAGCAAGTAGCATCTATCTCTGCAAACAATGATGAAGTTATAGGAGAGCTTATCGCAGAAGCTTTTGGGAAAGTAGGTAAAGAAGGTGTTATCACTGTAGAAGAAGCAAAAGGAACAGAAACGTATGTAGATGTTGTAGAGGGTATGCAGTTTGATCGCGGTTTCCTTTCTCCATACTTTGTGACCAACAGTGAGAAAATGAGTGCAGAGCTAGATAGCCCGTACATCTTACTATTTGACAAGAAGATTTCAAATATGAAAGATTTACTTCCTGTACTTGAGCCTGTGGCGCAAACAGGAAAGCCACTTCTTATCATTGCAGAAGATGTAGATGGCGAAGCACTTGCTACACTTGTGGTAAATAAACTACGTGGTGCTCTTAAAATTGCTGCTGTAAAAGCACCAGGTTTTGGAGATCGTCGTAAGGCTATGCTAGAAGATATTGCTATCCTTACTGGAGGTACTGTAATCTCAGAAGAAAGAGGCTTTACACTAGAAAACACTACGCTAGATATGCTAGGTACTGCAGAGACAGTTACTATAGACAAAGACAACACAACTGTTGTAAACGGATCTGGAGACTCAGACATGATTAAAGCTCGCGTAGGGCAAATCAAATCTCAAATAGAGACTACTACATCAGACTATGATAAAGAAAAGCTACAAGAGCGCCTTGCAAAACTTGCAGGTGGAGTTGCTGTACTTTATGTAGGTGCTGCCTCTGAGGTTGAGATGAAAGAGAAAAAAGACCGTGTAGATGACGCTTTACACGCAACTCGTGCCGCTGTAGAAGAAGGTATCGTTGCCGGTGGAGGTGTTGCTCTTGTGCGTGCAAAGAAATCTCTTGACAAAATCAAAACAGAAAATGCAGACCAAGAGACTGGTGTGCAGATCGTAAACCGTGCGATTGAGTCTCCACTTAGAACGATTGTTTCTAATGCTGGTGGTGAAGGAGCTGTTGTGATTTCTAAAGTACTAGAAGGAAAGAAAGACTTTGGTTTTAACGCAAAAAATGGAGAGTACACAGATATGCTTAAAGCTGGAATTATCGATCCTAAGAAAGTAACACGTGTAGCACTTGAAAATGCTGCTTCTGTTTCAGGAATGATTCTTACTACAGAATGTGCACTTACAGACATTAAAGAAGATGCTCCAGCAGCAATGCCACCTATGGGAGGAGGCGGAATGCCAGGAATGATGTAA
- a CDS encoding co-chaperone GroES, which produces MAIKIKPLADRVVIEPVAAETQTASGLYIPDSAQEKQQRGKVVAVGSGTKDHEMTVKVGDTVIYGKYAGSELKFDGADYMIMKEDDILAIV; this is translated from the coding sequence ATGGCAATTAAAATCAAACCATTAGCAGACCGCGTTGTAATCGAGCCTGTTGCGGCAGAAACTCAAACAGCATCTGGTTTATATATTCCAGATAGCGCACAAGAAAAACAACAAAGAGGTAAAGTAGTAGCTGTAGGATCTGGAACAAAAGATCACGAGATGACCGTTAAAGTGGGTGACACTGTTATATACGGAAAGTATGCGGGTAGTGAACTAAAATTTGACGGTGCAGATTATATGATTATGAAAGAGGATGATATCCTTGCGATTGTATAA